From a single Cyclobacterium marinum DSM 745 genomic region:
- a CDS encoding aldo/keto reductase encodes MKNLLFENGDKMPTLGLGTWKSKPNEVYKAVLHAIQVGYRHIDCAYVYKNENEIGQAISDAIAKGMVKREDLWITSKLWNDAHLPQDVLPAIQNTLKDLQLDYLDLYLVHWPVALKKGVGLPTDPSDFLTKDQAPLADTWAEMEKLHKKGLTRQIGVSNFNSAKIEALKANASIMPTVNQVEYHPYLPQEKLKEYCDNNGIYITGYGPLGAAYRVADNEVDHPILLENTVLQEIAAKHSATVAQVVLAWAIEKGVSVVPKSVNFKRIEENFAAANLSLDNEAIKIISNLGGPYRYTHGSAWVGEISPYDFSDIWEECL; translated from the coding sequence ATGAAAAACTTATTATTTGAAAATGGGGACAAAATGCCGACCCTAGGACTTGGCACATGGAAATCTAAGCCAAATGAAGTCTATAAAGCAGTGCTTCATGCCATACAGGTTGGGTATCGACACATTGATTGTGCCTATGTTTATAAAAACGAAAATGAAATAGGTCAGGCAATTAGCGACGCTATTGCTAAAGGCATGGTGAAAAGAGAAGATCTGTGGATCACTTCTAAATTATGGAATGATGCGCACCTGCCCCAAGATGTATTGCCTGCCATTCAAAATACCCTAAAGGATCTTCAATTGGATTACCTTGATTTGTACTTGGTTCACTGGCCTGTCGCATTAAAAAAGGGGGTAGGCTTACCTACTGACCCAAGTGACTTTTTGACTAAGGACCAAGCACCCTTAGCGGATACTTGGGCTGAAATGGAAAAATTACACAAAAAAGGATTGACACGCCAAATTGGAGTATCCAATTTTAATTCGGCAAAAATTGAAGCATTGAAGGCAAATGCTTCCATAATGCCAACGGTTAATCAGGTGGAATATCATCCTTATTTGCCCCAAGAGAAATTAAAAGAATATTGTGACAATAATGGCATCTACATTACCGGGTATGGCCCTCTTGGAGCTGCCTATAGGGTTGCTGACAATGAAGTAGATCATCCCATATTACTTGAAAACACAGTCTTGCAAGAGATTGCAGCGAAACATTCGGCGACAGTGGCTCAAGTGGTTCTTGCTTGGGCCATAGAGAAAGGCGTATCGGTAGTACCGAAATCTGTGAATTTTAAGCGAATAGAGGAGAATTTTGCTGCTGCTAACTTGTCATTAGATAATGAAGCTATCAAAATAATAAGCAATCTAGGAGGCCCTTATCGGTATACACATGGGAGTGCCTGGGTGGGTGAAATCAGCCCTTACGATTTTTCTGACATTTGGGAAGAATGTCTATAA
- a CDS encoding aldo/keto reductase, translated as MKYITFKNQDKMPMLGLGTWKSGPGEVYQAVLWAIEAGYRHIDCAAIYQNEKEVGDALQKAFKEGIVKREELWITSKLWNNAHEVDKVEAGIQQTLADLQLDYLDLYLIHWPISLKDGVTFPSSGDDFLDYKTVPLTETWKGMEALKEKGLTKHIGVSNFNIAKLKEIQSNGSIAPEMNQIELHPYLPQHNLVDYCKQNGINVTAYSPLGSADRPKARQKDSDPILMEHQIFKDLAEKHTCSVAQILIAWSLHRDIAVIPKSANKERIAANLKSKDIELSAEDLKSIASIDSHHRYIDGTFFTEVPGSPFEQSDLWEG; from the coding sequence ATGAAATACATCACATTTAAAAACCAAGATAAAATGCCTATGTTGGGCTTGGGCACCTGGAAATCCGGCCCTGGAGAAGTTTATCAGGCTGTGCTTTGGGCAATAGAGGCTGGTTACAGGCATATTGATTGTGCAGCTATCTACCAAAATGAAAAAGAGGTGGGAGATGCTTTACAAAAAGCTTTTAAAGAGGGGATAGTGAAAAGGGAAGAGCTATGGATAACTTCCAAGCTTTGGAACAATGCCCATGAAGTGGATAAGGTGGAAGCAGGTATTCAGCAGACATTGGCAGACTTACAGTTGGATTATCTAGACCTTTATCTCATTCACTGGCCAATATCTTTAAAGGATGGGGTAACTTTTCCAAGTAGTGGAGATGATTTCCTGGATTACAAAACCGTTCCGCTCACAGAAACCTGGAAGGGAATGGAAGCATTGAAAGAAAAAGGCCTAACCAAACATATTGGAGTGTCTAATTTTAATATTGCAAAACTTAAAGAAATTCAGTCTAATGGTAGTATTGCACCTGAAATGAATCAGATAGAACTTCATCCCTATTTACCGCAGCATAATCTTGTAGATTACTGCAAGCAAAATGGAATAAATGTTACGGCTTATTCTCCATTAGGCTCAGCCGACAGGCCTAAGGCCAGGCAAAAAGATAGCGATCCAATATTAATGGAGCATCAAATTTTCAAGGACTTGGCTGAGAAGCATACCTGTTCAGTGGCCCAAATTCTTATCGCTTGGTCTTTGCATAGGGATATTGCTGTTATCCCAAAATCAGCGAATAAGGAAAGAATTGCGGCCAACCTAAAATCAAAGGATATTGAACTATCGGCAGAGGATTTAAAAAGCATAGCATCCATTGATAGTCATCACAGGTACATTGACGGAACATTCTTTACAGAAGTGCCCGGTAGTCCTTTTGAACAATCAGATTTGTGGGAGGGGTAA
- a CDS encoding response regulator: MKSAHILLVEDNEGDIYLTLEALNESAVENKVSIARDGQEALDFIFKTNGFEHQATPDLIILDVNLPKKSGHEVLHELKQHHNYKKIPVVVLSTSSSKEDIDLSYQNYANCYITKPAEVSDFLKTVASIQNYWFDTASLPVN, from the coding sequence ATGAAATCAGCACATATTTTATTAGTAGAAGACAATGAGGGGGATATTTATTTAACACTTGAAGCGTTAAATGAAAGTGCTGTTGAAAACAAAGTTAGTATAGCTAGGGATGGGCAGGAGGCTTTGGATTTTATTTTTAAAACCAATGGTTTTGAGCACCAAGCCACCCCTGATTTAATTATCCTTGACGTGAACCTTCCTAAGAAAAGTGGTCATGAGGTGTTGCATGAACTTAAGCAACATCATAATTATAAAAAAATTCCGGTCGTTGTTTTGTCAACTTCCAGTTCTAAAGAAGATATCGATTTATCTTATCAGAATTATGCAAATTGTTACATTACTAAACCTGCAGAGGTTTCTGATTTTTTAAAGACCGTTGCATCCATACAAAATTATTGGTTTGATACCGCTTCCCTACCTGTAAATTAA
- a CDS encoding sulfatase family protein, whose product MHTRIILPVSRIGSLFFLLIAGSILSCTSKGSEEKEQKEPSPPNIVIIFTDDQGYEDVGVFGAKDIRTPNLDRMANNGVQFTNFHVANAVCSASRASILTGCYSNRLGIFGALSDRSKHGLSPEETTIAEMLKPKGYATGIVGKWHLGHLEPFLPTKQGFDEFFGLPYSNDMWPYHPERPDDYPPLPLYQNETIIDTLTEQSMLTTWYTEKAVDFIDRNSHQPFFLYLAHNMPHVPLFVSDKFKGKSEAGIYGDVIMEIDWSVGQVMEALKKNGLEENTLVIFTSDNGPWLSYGTHAGSTGIFKEGKGTSWEGGIRVPAIMQWKGKIPKGEVQEKMAMTIDLLPTIAHITGAPLPQKTIDGKNIWPLINMEEGAESPQEAYYIYYNKNELQAVISGKWKLYFPHRYRTLPEDFIKPTNGIPVKYEMLTLEEMELYDLENDPSEQYNVIIDHDEVVKKLQALAEKAREDMGDALQKRVGRNVRLAKKYDSFE is encoded by the coding sequence ATGCATACTAGAATTATACTACCGGTAAGTCGAATCGGCTCTTTATTTTTTTTATTAATTGCAGGTTCAATTTTAAGTTGTACAAGTAAGGGCTCTGAAGAAAAAGAGCAGAAGGAACCAAGCCCACCCAACATTGTAATAATTTTCACTGATGATCAAGGATATGAAGATGTAGGGGTTTTTGGTGCGAAGGATATTCGAACGCCCAACTTGGACCGAATGGCCAATAACGGTGTGCAGTTTACCAATTTTCATGTAGCCAATGCCGTTTGTTCTGCCTCAAGGGCATCGATTCTTACAGGGTGTTACTCTAATCGATTGGGTATTTTTGGTGCACTTTCTGATCGCAGTAAGCATGGCTTATCTCCAGAGGAGACGACCATTGCTGAGATGCTGAAACCCAAGGGATACGCTACCGGGATAGTCGGAAAATGGCACCTGGGGCACCTTGAACCATTTTTGCCAACCAAACAAGGCTTTGATGAGTTTTTTGGGCTTCCTTATTCAAATGATATGTGGCCTTACCACCCTGAAAGACCAGATGATTACCCTCCACTACCCTTGTATCAAAATGAAACAATTATAGATACATTGACTGAGCAGAGCATGTTGACAACCTGGTATACAGAAAAGGCTGTTGATTTTATTGACAGGAATAGCCACCAACCATTTTTTCTTTATTTGGCTCACAATATGCCCCATGTACCTTTATTTGTGTCTGATAAATTTAAAGGGAAATCTGAGGCAGGAATTTATGGAGATGTAATCATGGAAATTGATTGGTCTGTGGGACAGGTAATGGAAGCATTAAAGAAAAATGGTCTGGAAGAAAACACCTTGGTCATCTTTACTTCAGATAATGGTCCTTGGCTTTCCTATGGAACTCATGCAGGGAGTACAGGTATTTTCAAAGAAGGTAAAGGCACCTCTTGGGAGGGAGGTATACGTGTTCCCGCCATTATGCAATGGAAGGGAAAAATTCCGAAAGGAGAAGTGCAAGAGAAAATGGCCATGACCATAGATCTATTGCCAACCATTGCCCATATTACAGGGGCTCCTTTACCTCAAAAAACTATTGATGGAAAAAATATCTGGCCTTTAATAAACATGGAAGAGGGCGCTGAATCACCACAGGAGGCCTATTATATTTATTATAACAAAAACGAACTGCAAGCAGTTATCTCAGGTAAATGGAAGCTTTATTTTCCACATAGGTACCGTACGCTTCCGGAGGACTTTATAAAACCTACCAATGGCATCCCTGTAAAATATGAGATGTTAACATTAGAAGAAATGGAGCTATATGATTTGGAGAATGATCCATCAGAGCAGTATAATGTTATAATAGACCATGATGAGGTAGTAAAAAAGTTACAGGCTTTAGCTGAAAAAGCCCGGGAGGATATGGGAGACGCATTGCAAAAAAGAGTGGGGCGAAATGTTCGCTTAGCTAAAAAATATGATTCCTTTGAGTAA
- a CDS encoding Glu/Leu/Phe/Val family dehydrogenase, which produces MNANADYSLFDDVNKVVDHAASHMDIHPGLLEQIKLCNSIYKFNFPLRNGDGTYQVIEGYRVQHSHHKLPVKGGIRYSSFVNEEEVKGLAALMTYKCALVNIPYGGAKGGVRIDHKKYTRDQLEKITRRYTSELIKKKFIGPAIDVPAPDYGTSSQEMAWIVDTFEAFNPEVINAKGCVTGKPLSQHGIEGRTEATGMGVYIGIREAVSVKEDMIQLGLKVGLKGKTVVLQGLGNVGYYSAKYLAEAGAKIIGIAEYNGGLWDENGIDIEAIKAYQLENKSFKGYEKGEFIENANSLLTRPCDILIPAALENQITSENASDIQAKLIAEAANGPVTQEANTILLEKGIMIIPDMYLNAGGVTVSYFEWLKNLSRVSFGKLEKRYDMKKYDELLEGIEKATGDSFSDEQRKIIIKGASERDLVNSGLEETMVTAYHHMNSVRKEKGIKDLRTAGFIVALERIAISYTDLGIFP; this is translated from the coding sequence ATGAATGCAAATGCAGATTACAGTTTATTTGATGATGTAAATAAAGTAGTGGACCATGCAGCCAGCCATATGGACATTCATCCCGGCTTGCTGGAGCAAATTAAATTATGCAATAGCATTTATAAATTTAATTTTCCCCTAAGAAATGGTGATGGGACCTACCAAGTGATAGAAGGGTATAGGGTTCAACATTCCCACCATAAGTTGCCTGTGAAAGGTGGTATTCGATACAGTAGTTTTGTAAATGAGGAAGAGGTCAAAGGACTCGCAGCATTAATGACTTATAAATGCGCACTGGTGAATATTCCCTATGGTGGGGCCAAAGGGGGAGTAAGGATAGATCATAAAAAATATACACGGGACCAATTGGAAAAAATTACCAGAAGGTATACTTCTGAATTGATTAAAAAGAAGTTCATTGGTCCGGCCATAGATGTACCTGCCCCGGATTATGGCACAAGTAGTCAAGAGATGGCTTGGATAGTTGATACTTTTGAAGCCTTTAATCCTGAAGTTATTAATGCAAAAGGTTGTGTTACAGGGAAACCCCTCTCGCAGCATGGCATTGAAGGTAGGACTGAAGCCACAGGAATGGGGGTTTATATTGGGATTCGAGAGGCCGTGAGTGTCAAGGAGGATATGATCCAATTGGGTTTAAAAGTAGGCCTGAAGGGAAAGACAGTTGTTTTGCAGGGTTTAGGAAATGTAGGCTATTATTCCGCCAAATACCTTGCAGAAGCAGGAGCTAAAATCATTGGTATTGCGGAGTATAATGGAGGGCTGTGGGATGAAAATGGTATAGATATCGAAGCAATTAAAGCCTATCAATTAGAAAATAAAAGCTTTAAAGGCTATGAAAAAGGTGAATTTATTGAGAATGCCAATTCCTTGTTGACCAGACCTTGTGATATTTTGATCCCTGCTGCTTTGGAAAATCAAATTACTTCAGAAAATGCATCCGACATTCAGGCGAAACTTATTGCTGAGGCTGCAAATGGCCCTGTAACACAAGAGGCCAATACCATACTTCTTGAAAAGGGTATCATGATTATTCCTGATATGTACCTAAATGCCGGTGGGGTCACCGTGTCCTATTTTGAATGGTTGAAAAACCTATCCAGGGTTTCTTTCGGGAAATTGGAGAAAAGGTACGACATGAAAAAATATGATGAACTTCTGGAAGGAATTGAAAAGGCAACAGGCGATTCATTTAGCGATGAGCAAAGAAAGATAATAATTAAAGGGGCAAGTGAGAGGGATTTGGTAAACTCCGGGCTTGAAGAAACTATGGTAACCGCATACCACCATATGAACAGTGTACGAAAGGAAAAAGGGATTAAAGACCTGAGAACAGCAGGTTTTATTGTGGCGCTCGAAAGAATAGCCATCTCTTATACAGACTTAGGAATTTTCCCTTAA